CAAGTTCTGATTGCCGCCGCCGCCCATTCCTGCCGCTTCGGTGCCTGCGCTGATCAGCGAATGGCTGGTGCGTACCAGCACGCCGCCGGCCCTGAGCGCCGGGGCGGGCGTTTCCACCACCGCGACTTGTCCGCCTGAAACCGCGACTTGAAGCAAAGCTTGGCTACCTCATGACCTGATTAGGAATTGGCGATCCGCGCCGTCAGCATCCAGACTACGCAGCAGGGCAACTCCACGTTCGCGTTGCCCACCCACACCGGGCGTGGCAACTTGATTCCGTAGGAGGGCGAGAACCATCCTTGCTCCAGCCGCCAACCGATCGCCGCGGTGGAGCTCGGGGTGATCGTGACCCGTATCCCGCTGGGCCATTCCAATTGTGCCGCGCCTTGAGCTAAAACCGCCCGCGATCCCGGCGCAGCATGGAAGAAGAACTCCAACCGATGAGTGCCGCGGCCCGCGATGTCGTCACGGATGCGCAAGTGTGGCTCCCGGCGCGAGAACTCGAAGCTGCGCCTGATCTCGATTCCCCCCAAACGGTGATAGCCGCGATGGCCGCCGCTTAGGTAATCCAGCTCGGGCACGGAGCTAAATTCCACCCCAAGCGGCAGCGCGTCGTTGCGGAGATCCCACATCGCTAAGGCGCCGCGAAAGCGGTTGATTTCCTCGCCATCGACCACGATCGTGTTGTGGGCCGCGCTGGCCCGGAAACGATTGCGCCAGTGGGGCGAGGCCCCATAGACGTAGGTGCCCGAATCGGTCAGCAGCGGATGGCCCAAGGCGTGCCATTCGAACGACAGACAATCGTTGTGACCATGGCCGCCGCGACCGAAAAAGCCCACCGGCCCCAGGTCGGCGACCAAGTAATGGTCGTGTGGCGCGCGTAGGACATAGAAGCCGCTGGCGGCAAAGCCGCGCGAGCATTCAGGGCTGGGCAGCGTGGGCAACGCGTCGAAGGTGGCCAGCCCCTGTGGCCCCAGTATCCACAGACTGTCTTCCCAAAAGCGTTGCGCGCGCGCCTTCCAGCGCGGGCGATTAAGGCGGACGCTGCCGGTCGCCAGCAGATAGCGATGGTCGCGTGGGTCGAGATGGCCCAAAGGCAATGCCCGGCCGTTGTCGTGGTCACCAATATTGGGGGCCAGTCCGTTGGGAGCAAGGTAGCTCTCGACAAACTCCAGCATCGCGCCCAGCCGCACCAGATAGGGGGTGCTGACCGGCAGGCCGGCCCATTGCAGCAGCCATTCGCCGAGCAGGAACATTTCCGTGACCAGCCCGTGATAAGGGATGGAGCCTTCGCTATCGACACCGTCGCTTAAAATCTGCGCGTCGATCTCCTGCTCCAGCATCCGCGCCCCCATCCGCAGCCATTGGCGCCCGCGCGCCGAAGCCGTGAACAAGCCGCCGCAGACCACCAAGCCCAAGGCGTCGGCGACGTAGTGATTGTTATGCCGATCGTCGGCCTCCAGATTGGCGGCAATCCACCATCCATGCTGATAGAGCGCCAGCACGATCATCTCGCGCATCGCCGGCTCCAGCGCGCCGGCACCCATCAGCTTGAGCGCCCAGGCCCAAGCCAGCGCGCGCAAGGCTACGTCCATGGTGCAGCCCCAATTGACCCCCCAGCCGACTGGGTTGGCTTGTAGCCAGGAGCAGAGCTGGGCCTGAAATTCCTCTAGGTAGCACCTATCCCCGAACACCACCCAGGCCCGCGCCAGGGTCAAAAGATGGCCTCCTCGCGACAGTTCCCAGGGCACCTTGAGATCACTATTCTCCGTCAGTGCCCCATATTTGATGAGATGAGCAGGTCGCAGCGGCCAGCGCCGGCCCGATTTGAAATCGCAATGCCAATCAATCAGCCGGCCTAGGGCGGTCGGGCCCGAGCCCAGCAGATCGACTTCATGCCGCATCACCTGCTCGGCGTCGGCGCGTAGGATTTGCCCCTCGGCAGCATAGCGATCCCGATACAGCTCCCGGATTGCCACAGCATCTTCCGTTGCCAGGAACCATCCCCGCGCCTCCAATTCCTCCCACCAACTGGCCAGCGAGACAGACCCCATGTCGCGGGCAAGCGCGATGGGCGTCAATGCGCCCAGTCGGCGCGGTAGGTGGCGCGCTCGCGCCATGCGTCCCAACTCGATGCGCGCGCGGCGCAGCAGATAGCTGGGCGGTTTGCCCGCCGCTCGCCCCAGCAATTGCAGCAGCCTCATACCACCCCCGTGTAGTGTGCCACCATTGAGACTCGCCTTCCTCTTCGCCGTCGCGATCGCTGTATCCGGCAGCCGTACGTCGGGTGGCTCATCGGCACACGTTCGGTGCGATGGCGCCCGATAGTACCGAAGAACATTGGCGGTGCCGTAAGGGGCTATTTCGCAGGAGGGATCAAAAAGTGCTTTTTACCCGACCACCCGCCTGCCATTTATTGGGTGGCCATATTTCATGGAGTGCCAGCGTTTGGGCTGTCACGCGTTGGTGGGCTAAACGCCCGACCAACCTAGTCGTGATCACGGTTTGCGAGGCCAATTTTTCTGGGTTGGCTTTAACACGGGGCGGTCGGCGTTGGCCCGGGTTGGGGCAGGGTGCCGGATTGGCTTTAGCCGGCGATTCGTAGCGCTGTTTCACACCAGGATAGGCGGGTCGCCGCAAACCTACGGCTCGCCGGCTCTGGCGCCGGGCCGCGGCCGGCGGCCGTTGCCTACCTGGATCGCTTCCCATATCCTTTTCGCGCTTAGGCTGAGATCGCACTGGAACGCTAAGATGAGATCCCCCGCTATCCTGGGCATTTCCGCCTACTATCACGACAGTGCGGCCGCCTTGGTGATCGACGGCGATATTGTCGCGGCGGCCCAGGAAGAGCGCTTCACGCGCAAAAAATTCGACGCCCGCTTTCCCGCCCAAGCGATCGAGTACTGCCTTAAGAGAGCAGGGCTGCGCCTGGGCGAGCTTTCGGACGTGGTTTTCTATGACAAGCCGCTGGTCAAGTTCGACCGGCTGCTAGAAACCTATTTGGGCTATGCGCCGCGCGGACTTAAGTCATTCACTACCGCGATGCCGGTGTGGCTGAAGGAAAAGCTCTACCTCAAGTCGCTGCTCAAAAAAGAGCTGGCGAAGTTAGGCGGCAAAGGCGCGGTGCCCCCGCTGCGTTTCACCGAGCATCATCAGGCCCACGCCGCCTCGGCCTTCTATCCCAGTCCCTTCGAGCGCGCCGCCGTGCTGTGCCTGGACGGGGTGGGCGAATGGGCCACGACCTCGGTGTGGCTGGGTGAGGGCAATCGCCTGACGCCGCAATGGGAGCTGGATTTTCCCCATTCGCTGGGGCTGCTCTACTCCGCCTTTACCTACTATATCGGTTTCAAGGTCAACTCGGGTGAATACAAGGTGATGGGGCTGGCGCCTTACGGCCAGCCGCGCTATGCCGACCTGATCCTGAAGCATCTGATCGATCTAAAAGCTGACGGCACCTTTCGTCTGGACATGAGCTACTTCGACTTCGCCACCGGTCTAACCATGACCAACGGTGCCTTCGACGCACTTTTCGGAGGGCCGCCGCGTTCGCCCGAATCGCTGCTGACTCAGCGCGAGATGGACCTGGCGGCTTCGATCCAGCAGGTCACTGAAGAGATCATGCTGCGGCTGGCCCGCACCGTCCATCGTGAGCTGGGTACGGAATATCTGTGCATGGCCGGCGGCGTGGCCCTAAACTGCGTAGCCAACGGCCGCATCCTGCGCGAGGGGCCCTATCGTGACCTGTGGATTCAGCCGGCGGCGGGCGATGCCGGCGGCGCCCTGGGGGCGGCCCTGACGGTGTGGCATCAGTATCGCGAGCAGCCGCGTCAAATCTCTCTGCCCGACCGTATGCAGGGTGCCTACCTGGGTCCCAGCTTCAGCGATAGCGAGATTGAGGCCGAGCTTGACGCCGTCGGCGCGCACTATGTGCGGCTGCACGACGAAGAGTTGCTGGAGCGGGTAGCGGCGATTCTAGCCGCCGGCCAGGTGGTGGGCTGGATGCAGGGGCGGATGGAGTTCGGACCGCGCTCGCTCGGGGCGCGTTCGATTATCGGTGATCCGCGCAGTCCGACGATGCAATCGGTGATGAATCTCAAGATTAAGTATCGCGAGTCCTTTCGTCCCTTTGCCCCCGCGGTGTTGGTTGAAGCGGTCAGCGACTACTTTGAGCTGGATCGCCCAAGTCCTTATATGCTGCTGGTGGCGCCGGTCAAAGAGGCGCTGCGCCGGCCGCTGACGGCCGAGCAGCAGGCCCTGTTCGGGATCGAAAAGCTAAATCTGCCCCGTTCTACCATTCCGGCCGTAACCCATGTCGATTATTCGGCCCGCGTTCAGACCATCGATCGCCGCACCAACCCCCGCTTCCACGCCTTGCTCAGCCGCTTTCGAGCGCAGACCGGATGCGCGGTGCTGGTCAACACTTCGTTCAACGTGCGCGGCGAGCCCATCGTATGCACCCCGACCCAGGCCTACCGCTGCTTCATGCGTACCGAGATAGATTACTTGGTGATCGAGAACTTCCTGTTGGCCAAGGGGGACCAGCCGGCGATGGAGCGCGATGATTCCTGGCGCCAGGAATTCGAGCTCGATTAGGTCAAGTTAACAGGATGGCTTCCGGCGCGCCCGATCGACAGGAATTGCGCAACTTCGGCTTGCTCACCGGAGCCCTGATAGCGCTGGTGTTCGGGCTCCTTCTACCCTGGCTGCATCGATGGACCGCACCGCGCTGGCCGTGGGTTGCGGGGTTGGCCCTGTGGGTGCCCGCGCTATTGTGGCCGATGGTATTGTACCCCTTCTACCGGGTGTGGACCGCGCTGGGGCTGGGCTTGGGTTGGGTCAATAGCCGGATTATTCTAAGTCTGCTGTTTTTTGTCGTGATCACGCCGATGGGTTTGCTGCGGCGCGCTTTGGGCCATGATGCCGTGGCGCGGCGGTTCGAGCCACAGGCTGCGAGCTACCGGGTAGCCAGTCGCGCGCGCAGTAAAGAAAGCATGGAGAAACCGTTCTGATGTTCGATCTGTTACGGGACTTGTGGGGGTTTATGCGGGATCGCAAGAAATTCTGGCTGACCCCGCTGGTGGTGGTGCTGGTGCTGATTGGGGTGCTGGTTATCCTGGCCCAGTTCTCCGCCGTCGCGCCTTTTATCTACACGCTGTTTTAGTCGCTGAAGCAGCTCCGGATCGCGAAAAAACCCTTGAAAATGCCTCGGGCGAGATTTGACACATAGCCCGGGCGGCCATATTATACCTTTTAGGTCCACTAATTCCGGACTCGAGGTTAGTTGCGGCGGACCATGCGCGCCCATCTGATGACGGTGGGAGAGCGGCTTAGGAGTACTGAAGCGATGCTAAAGCTGCCGGTTTATATGGACAATCACGCCACCACCCCGGTCGATCCCCGGGTGTTGGAAGCGATGCTGCCCTATTTTACGGAGAAATTCGGTAATGCCGCCAGCCGCAATCATAGCTTCGGCTGGGCTGGTGAGGAAGCGGTAGATACGGCCCGCAATCAGATAGCCGCTCTGCTCAACGCCAAGGCCAAAGAGATAATCTTCACCAGCGGGGCCACCGAGTCCGACAACTTGGCGATCAAGGGTGTGGTTGAGTTTTACAAGGATAAGGGCAACCACGTTATCACCTGCGTGACCGAGCATAAGGCGGTCCTGGATAGCTGCAAGGCGCTGGAGCGGACCAACCGGGCCACTGTCACCTATCTGCCGGTGGACAAATACGGAATGGTCGATCCGGACGATGTGCGCCGCGCTATTACCGACAAGACCGTACTTATCAGCCTGATGTTCGCCAATAACGAGATCGGGACCATCCATCCGGTGGCAGAAATCGGCAAAATCGCCAAAGAGCGCGGGGTGTTGTTCCATTGCGATGCTACTCAGGGCGTAGGCAAGGTGCCGGTAGACGTTGAAGCAATGGGGATCGATCTGCTCTCGGCCAGCGGTCACAAGATCTACGGTCCCAAGGGAGTGGGCGTGCTGTACGTGCGCGCGCGCGGGCCGCGGGTGCGGCTCACTCCGCAAATCGACGGCGGCGGACACGAACGCGGAATGCGCTCGGGGACGCTCAACGTGCCTGGGATTGTGGGGATGGGCAAGGCGTGCGAGCTGGCGGCGGCAGAGATGGCGAGCGAAGCGGAGCGGATGCGCGATTTGCGAGCCAAGCTACAGGCCGGGATCTTCGAGCGCCTCGACGAAGTCTATTTAAATGGCCATCCTACTCAGCGCTTGCCCGGCAATCTCAACCTGAGCTTTGCCTACGTCGAGGGAGAATCGCTCTTGATGGGCATCAAGGACGTGGCGGTTAGCTCGGGCTCGGCCTGCACTTCGGCGACCCTGGAGCCGTCCTATGTGATTCGGGCGTTGGGAACCGACGAGGAATTGGCCCATAGCTCGATTCGCTTTGGGCTGGGGCGGTTCAATACCGAGGAAGAGGTTGATTACGTCGCCGCCAGCGTGGTGCGCGAAGTCAAGCGACTGCGCGACATGTCGCCGCTGTACGAGATGGCCAAAGAGGGTATCGATCTGAAGTCGGTGGAATGGAAGCGGGAATAACCGCCGGGGCGCCGCCGTCGCGGCGCTCTCACATTTGCAACTGCGGCGCGGGCCGCGGGAGATGAAAGCTCATGGCCTATTCGGGCAAGGTATTGGACCATTACAACAATCCTCGTAACGTTGGCAGCTTCACCAAGGACGAGCCTGGGGTGGGGACGGGAATCGTGGGTGCGCCCGAATGCGGCGACGTTATGAAGCTGCAGCTTAAAATTAACGATGATGGCGTGATCGAGGACGCTCGCTTCAAGACTTTCGGTTGCGGCAGCGCGATCGCCAGCTCCAGTTACGTAACCGAGCTGGTCAAAGGCAAGCGGGTCGAGGAAGCCATGGCGATCAAGAACAGCAGCATCGTGCAGGAGCTCAACCTGCCGCCGGTCAAGGTCCATTGCTCGGTGCTAGCCGAAGACGCGATCAAGGCGGCAATCGAAGACTGGCGCAAAAAGGGCGGCGGCGCGAGCGCCGAACCCTCGGCGCAGGGCGAAAGCGGGCGCGGTTAGGCGCGATGATTTCACTCTCGGAGCGAGCCGCCAGCAAAATTCGTTCGCTCGTGGAGGAGCGTCCAGGGGCCGGACTGCGGGTCAAGGTAGTGGGGGGCGGCTGCTCGGGCCTGCAATATCGGATGGAACTTGACCAGGCCCATGAACGCGACAAAGTTTTCGAGCGCGATGGGGCACAGCTGATTGTTGACAAAAAGAGCTTTCTGTACTTGAACGGCTCCGAACTGGACTACGCCGAGGAACTGATGGCCTCGGGGTTTCGCTTGGTTAATCCCAACGTCAAACGCAGCTGCGGCTGCGGCGAATCGTTCACGGTATGAGGGGCGCCAGGCTGCTTACCGACCATGGCCCAGGCCCAATGTCCAGCCTGCGCGCGGCTGCAGCAGCCGCGCCTGTTGTGTGCTCAATGCGGCGCGCCGCTGGGAGTTGAGCTGGATTATTTCACCGCTTTGGAGCTGCCGCGGGACCCGCTGGTTGATGAAGCCGCACTCCAGCGTGCCTACCATGATTTCAGCCGCCGGCTCCATCCCGATCGTTTTGCCAACCAGCCGGCCGCCATGCGTGCGGCCAGCCTGCGCGCCACCGCGCTCCTGACCCGCGCCGTCCGCACCCTGCGCGATCCCGTCAGCCGCGGCTTGTACTGGCTCCAGCTGCACGGTGAGAAGCTAGCCGTGGACAACAAGCAGGTGCCGCCGGAGTTGGTCGAGCTTATTTTCGCGATCCAGGAGGAGTTGGGCGAGCTGCGCGCGGCCAGCGGCGAGGCGTCTGCGCATTGGAGTCGCGTTGTGCAAGAGCGCCGGGAGGAGATCAATGGGGCCCTGGCCCAGGAGTTAGCCGCGCTTGAGCGCAATTTCGCACGCTGGGGCAAAGACGAAGGGTTGAGTAAACCAGCCGCGCCGCTGATGACCGAGCTCAAGACGGTCTTGTCGCGAATCGCTTATTTACGCAGCGTCCTGCGCGACGTCGAGCGCGCTTTGGGCGAAGAAGTCTAACCATGCTCGCGGCGCCGCCGCGTAGAACTGACGGTCTTTATTATGGCATCGATTTTCGGTATCGACCTTGGCACTACCAACAGCCTGATTGCTCGTATGGAGGGAGAACGGCCGCGGGTGATTTGCGACCCCAAAACTGGCGCTGCTCTGCTGCCCTCGGTAGTCGCTCTTTACGCCGACGGCCGGGTGGTGGTCGGGGAAGCGGCAGCCGAATTGGAACCTAGCCTCAACCCCGAGCACAGGGGTGCGATAGTTCCGGCCAGTGAAGGTAGCGAGGGTGGCGGGGGCGCGGTCATCCGATCGATCAAGCGCTATATGGGGCTGGGCGGCGACGAGGTTGCATTGGAGGACCGCCACCGCTATACCTTCACGGACTTCTCCGGCCCCGTTGTGCGCTTCCAGATTGGGCGGCGCGTTTACACACCGCCTCAGATTTCAGCAGAGATTCTCAAGGCCCTTAAGATGCGCGCCGAGGCCGCCGTAGGCGAAGCGGTAGAGAAGGTAGTGATTACGGTACCGGCCTACTTCAATGATGGCCAGCGCCAAGCGACCAAAGATGCGGGTCGACTGGCCGGCTTGGAGGTGGTTAGATTAGTCAACGAGCCAACCGCGGCGTCGTTGGCATATGGCTTGCATCATTTAGCCTCAGGGAGGATTGCGGTATACGACTTCGGCGGCGGCACGTTTGACATCTCGATCCTGGATCTGAAGGAGGGCATTTTCGAGGTTCTGGCGACCAACGGCGACACCCATCTGGGCGGCGACGATATCGACCGGGTGATCCTTGAGTGGATGTTGCAGGGGCTGCCCGAGGCGGTGCGGCTGGAACATCGAGTCTGGAACAGTGCGCGAAAAGCGGCCGAGGAGGCCAAGAAGCGGCTTAGCCAGGAGACGCAGGTAGAGCTTGAACTGGCATTGCCAGGACGCCATGTGAGCCGCACGCTGAGCCGGGCGGAGCTAGAGCAAATGGCTCGGCCGTTGGTGGCACGAACCTTGGCGTCCTGCGGGCGAGCGCTCAAGGACGCCGGACTTGGCACCAAGGAGATTGCTGCCGTGGTGTTGGTGGGGGGGTCAACCAGAATGCCGCTGGTACGTCAACAGGTGGCGGAGTTTTTCGGCCGGGAGCCGCTTTGTGAGCTGGATCCCGATGAGGTCGTGGCTTTGGGCGCGGCGGTGCAAGCCGGGGTGCTGGCGGGGGGGTCGCAGAGCGACCTGTTGCTACTAGACGTGGTGCCCCTGTCGTTGGGAATCGAGACCATGGGTGGTGTAATGGAACGGCTGATCCATCGCAATACCACCCTGCCCACCAGCGTTACCGAGCAATTCACCACCGCGGTCGACAACCAGACCCACGTGGATATCCATGTGCTACAGGGTGAGCGGGAGTTTGCCCGCGACTGCCGCAGCCTGGCCCGCTTCAAACTGGGCCCTTTGCAGATGGCGCCGGCGGGTGTGGCTCGCATCGAAGTCACATTTTTGATCGACGCCAACGGAATCTTGAACGTAACGGCTCGCGACCAGCGCACCGGTCGCGAGCATTCGGTGGACGTCAAACCCAGTTATGGATTGACCGACGATGAGATCGAACGGCTGCTGGAGGAAGCGCTGGACCAGGGTGAGGAGGATCTCAATCAACGTATGCTGGTGCAGGCACGCAACGCCGCGGACGAAATCCTAAGTGCGCTGGACAAGCAGCTGAAGCAATTTCCTGAATTGCTGGATGAGGAAGAAAAGAGCTTTATTGATGTAATTGCAGCCAGTTTGCGCAACGCGCGAAAAGGCACCGACAAGGAGCTAATCGCCAACCTGGTCGACCAGCTCAACATCGTCAGTGCCCCCTTTGCTCAGCGCATCATGGATCAGGCAATCAAACTGGCGTTGGAAAAGCATAGCGTGGACGAAGTATGAACAAGCCGCGATCAAAGGGGCCAATGGGAGAATCTTATGGGACTTAAGTGGGATCAAGCCGAGGAAATTGCCGAAGTGCTGGCAGAAAACCATCCCGGGCTCAATCCGCTGGATGTGCGCTTTACCGATTTGCGCCAATGGGTGATCGACAGCGATGAGTTCGAAGACGATCCCGCTGGTTCCAGCGAAGCCAAGCTGGAGTCGATCCAAATGGCCTGGAATGAACTCTACCTGGAGCAGCGGGGGAAATAAAAGCGTTCGGATGGTTGCCGGATTGATTGAATAGGTCCGGGCAGCAATTCGTCAAAGGAGGAAGAGCGGGTGGCGGGGAATTCGAAGCGGGTGGCGAGAGAACAAAAGGAAGTCGCGATGCAAGAAAAGGAAACTTTGGATGAACGGTTGCCGGGTCTATTCGAGCCTGACACCCTTCTGCCAATCCAATATTTCGAGGCGATGCGCCGCAAGCATCTGCTGGAGGGTGAAAAGCGCTTAATCCTGAGCGTGCTCGAGGACGGCATTGAATGCTTCATGAAGTATCTGAATGCCTCAACCAACAAAGGGCAAAAGCTGTTTCGCGATGCCGAAGAATGGATCAATCTGCAGGACAAGCACTGGATTTTTTCCTTCGATAATGTCTGCGATATGCTCGACATCAATCCCGACTACATGCGCAGCGGCCTGCACGCTTGGAAGCAGAAAAAGCTAGCCAGCTTGGCCAATGCTCAAGTTGCAGGCTTGGCTGGTCCCGAGGTGAAGGGCTATCGCACCGAACGCCCGGGCCAGCATAAAACCGAGCTTGTTCCCAACGCGCGCCCCATGCGCCTTCATAAGGTTCAGGCCTGACGCGCGGCCTGAGCTTGGATCCCGTGCCCTCC
This sequence is a window from Candidatus Binataceae bacterium. Protein-coding genes within it:
- the iscX gene encoding Fe-S cluster assembly protein IscX, with product MGLKWDQAEEIAEVLAENHPGLNPLDVRFTDLRQWVIDSDEFEDDPAGSSEAKLESIQMAWNELYLEQRGK
- a CDS encoding iron-sulfur cluster assembly accessory protein, producing the protein MISLSERAASKIRSLVEERPGAGLRVKVVGGGCSGLQYRMELDQAHERDKVFERDGAQLIVDKKSFLYLNGSELDYAEELMASGFRLVNPNVKRSCGCGESFTV
- a CDS encoding carbamoyltransferase translates to MRSPAILGISAYYHDSAAALVIDGDIVAAAQEERFTRKKFDARFPAQAIEYCLKRAGLRLGELSDVVFYDKPLVKFDRLLETYLGYAPRGLKSFTTAMPVWLKEKLYLKSLLKKELAKLGGKGAVPPLRFTEHHQAHAASAFYPSPFERAAVLCLDGVGEWATTSVWLGEGNRLTPQWELDFPHSLGLLYSAFTYYIGFKVNSGEYKVMGLAPYGQPRYADLILKHLIDLKADGTFRLDMSYFDFATGLTMTNGAFDALFGGPPRSPESLLTQREMDLAASIQQVTEEIMLRLARTVHRELGTEYLCMAGGVALNCVANGRILREGPYRDLWIQPAAGDAGGALGAALTVWHQYREQPRQISLPDRMQGAYLGPSFSDSEIEAELDAVGAHYVRLHDEELLERVAAILAAGQVVGWMQGRMEFGPRSLGARSIIGDPRSPTMQSVMNLKIKYRESFRPFAPAVLVEAVSDYFELDRPSPYMLLVAPVKEALRRPLTAEQQALFGIEKLNLPRSTIPAVTHVDYSARVQTIDRRTNPRFHALLSRFRAQTGCAVLVNTSFNVRGEPIVCTPTQAYRCFMRTEIDYLVIENFLLAKGDQPAMERDDSWRQEFELD
- a CDS encoding alginate lyase family protein, producing MRLLQLLGRAAGKPPSYLLRRARIELGRMARARHLPRRLGALTPIALARDMGSVSLASWWEELEARGWFLATEDAVAIRELYRDRYAAEGQILRADAEQVMRHEVDLLGSGPTALGRLIDWHCDFKSGRRWPLRPAHLIKYGALTENSDLKVPWELSRGGHLLTLARAWVVFGDRCYLEEFQAQLCSWLQANPVGWGVNWGCTMDVALRALAWAWALKLMGAGALEPAMREMIVLALYQHGWWIAANLEADDRHNNHYVADALGLVVCGGLFTASARGRQWLRMGARMLEQEIDAQILSDGVDSEGSIPYHGLVTEMFLLGEWLLQWAGLPVSTPYLVRLGAMLEFVESYLAPNGLAPNIGDHDNGRALPLGHLDPRDHRYLLATGSVRLNRPRWKARAQRFWEDSLWILGPQGLATFDALPTLPSPECSRGFAASGFYVLRAPHDHYLVADLGPVGFFGRGGHGHNDCLSFEWHALGHPLLTDSGTYVYGASPHWRNRFRASAAHNTIVVDGEEINRFRGALAMWDLRNDALPLGVEFSSVPELDYLSGGHRGYHRLGGIEIRRSFEFSRREPHLRIRDDIAGRGTHRLEFFFHAAPGSRAVLAQGAAQLEWPSGIRVTITPSSTAAIGWRLEQGWFSPSYGIKLPRPVWVGNANVELPCCVVWMLTARIANS
- the iscU gene encoding Fe-S cluster assembly scaffold IscU, coding for MAYSGKVLDHYNNPRNVGSFTKDEPGVGTGIVGAPECGDVMKLQLKINDDGVIEDARFKTFGCGSAIASSSYVTELVKGKRVEEAMAIKNSSIVQELNLPPVKVHCSVLAEDAIKAAIEDWRKKGGGASAEPSAQGESGRG
- a CDS encoding SxtJ family membrane protein — its product is MASGAPDRQELRNFGLLTGALIALVFGLLLPWLHRWTAPRWPWVAGLALWVPALLWPMVLYPFYRVWTALGLGLGWVNSRIILSLLFFVVITPMGLLRRALGHDAVARRFEPQAASYRVASRARSKESMEKPF
- the dnaK gene encoding molecular chaperone DnaK; the protein is MASIFGIDLGTTNSLIARMEGERPRVICDPKTGAALLPSVVALYADGRVVVGEAAAELEPSLNPEHRGAIVPASEGSEGGGGAVIRSIKRYMGLGGDEVALEDRHRYTFTDFSGPVVRFQIGRRVYTPPQISAEILKALKMRAEAAVGEAVEKVVITVPAYFNDGQRQATKDAGRLAGLEVVRLVNEPTAASLAYGLHHLASGRIAVYDFGGGTFDISILDLKEGIFEVLATNGDTHLGGDDIDRVILEWMLQGLPEAVRLEHRVWNSARKAAEEAKKRLSQETQVELELALPGRHVSRTLSRAELEQMARPLVARTLASCGRALKDAGLGTKEIAAVVLVGGSTRMPLVRQQVAEFFGREPLCELDPDEVVALGAAVQAGVLAGGSQSDLLLLDVVPLSLGIETMGGVMERLIHRNTTLPTSVTEQFTTAVDNQTHVDIHVLQGEREFARDCRSLARFKLGPLQMAPAGVARIEVTFLIDANGILNVTARDQRTGREHSVDVKPSYGLTDDEIERLLEEALDQGEEDLNQRMLVQARNAADEILSALDKQLKQFPELLDEEEKSFIDVIAASLRNARKGTDKELIANLVDQLNIVSAPFAQRIMDQAIKLALEKHSVDEV
- a CDS encoding IscS subfamily cysteine desulfurase; translation: MLKLPVYMDNHATTPVDPRVLEAMLPYFTEKFGNAASRNHSFGWAGEEAVDTARNQIAALLNAKAKEIIFTSGATESDNLAIKGVVEFYKDKGNHVITCVTEHKAVLDSCKALERTNRATVTYLPVDKYGMVDPDDVRRAITDKTVLISLMFANNEIGTIHPVAEIGKIAKERGVLFHCDATQGVGKVPVDVEAMGIDLLSASGHKIYGPKGVGVLYVRARGPRVRLTPQIDGGGHERGMRSGTLNVPGIVGMGKACELAAAEMASEAERMRDLRAKLQAGIFERLDEVYLNGHPTQRLPGNLNLSFAYVEGESLLMGIKDVAVSSGSACTSATLEPSYVIRALGTDEELAHSSIRFGLGRFNTEEEVDYVAASVVREVKRLRDMSPLYEMAKEGIDLKSVEWKRE
- a CDS encoding DUF5989 family protein, whose amino-acid sequence is MFDLLRDLWGFMRDRKKFWLTPLVVVLVLIGVLVILAQFSAVAPFIYTLF